The Candidatus Desulfatibia profunda genomic sequence TTAAATAGCTTCGCCGAAGGCGAATCCACAACTTTAGCTCACTTCAAACTTTAGTTCACTTGCTCTTGGTGGGCGAATCTTTTATCATCTAATTTTCATTCAATTTGTCAGCCCTCGTCCAGCATCATGGGCACTTGTGGAAGCTTTACCCATTTATTAAAATAAAACGAATAGTTTCCGGTCTTGGTCGGTTTGATCTTCGTATAGCGGACGTTGCCGGCATCATCGACGGTTTTCAAAACGATGCGCTTGTCCAGCACGGCGGTCCACTTGCCCACATAAAGAAACGTATACGGCTGCTCGCGGGCAATAATTTCGTGAAGTTTGTGGCAGTATTCGACCTGGCGGCCGTGATCGTATTCCTGCCGGATCCTGATGATAAGGTCATCGGCCTCGGTATTTTTGAAACCGACAAAATTGAGCTGGTAGGGATTGGTCTGGCTCGAATGCCATATCTGATACAAATCAGGATCAATTCCCATCTGCCAGCCCAAAATAAGGGCGTCAAAATCGGCCTTGTTCACCCGTTCCTGAATAAAGACGGACCATTCTAAAAGATCGGTGCGGACATCAATGCCGATCTGTTTCCAGGCGTCCTGGGCAATAGCCAGGATGGCTTTACGCAAGTCATTGCCGCTGTTGGTAATCAGGGTGAATTTAAAGGTTTGGCCGTCCTTTTCAAGCCGGCCGGCCGGATTGCGTTTCCAGCCGGCCGCCGCCAGCAGCTTTAAAGCTCCTTGCGGGTCATAGGTCAACGGCTTGATCGCGTGGTTGTAATAGTCGGTCTGTTTGACAAAAGGGCCGGTGATCTTCTCGCCCTGGCCGTAAAGCACATAGCGGCTGATCTTGTCCATATCGATGGCCATGCCCAAAGCCTTTCTGACGCGGGGATCATCAAAGGGCTTTCGCCGGGTATTGTATCCGATGTATGTATAACCGAAGGCGGTGCCGGAAAAGCTCTGGTACCTGATATCTTTTTCAAGACGCGCTACCTGATGCGGTTGAACGCCATAGCTGTCGATGGTGCCGGCATAAAATTCCATTTCCTGGGTCAACAGGTCCGGAATGATGCGGTAGATATAGCGCTGATAGTTGGCCGGCCCCTCCCAATAACCGTCAAAGCGATCCAGGGCGATATACTGATCCGATTTCCAGTCGCGAAACTTAAAAGGACCGCATCCGGTGGGATGGCGGTTGAAACTGCTCTGGCGCATGGAAAAGGAACGCGGGTCTTTACCCGCACGAAGGGCTTCTTTTTCAAGCGCCTGGGCGTTGAGCAGGTGCTCGGGGAGGATCCCCATGCTCCAGGTTCCGACGGCAGGAGAGTAGAGCCGCTTGTAAACGATTCTGACGGTGAGCGGGTCAATGACTTCCACGGCTTTAACCGGCTCGTAATCGGAGATGCGCGGTGAGAGGTTCTTGGGATTTATAATCGCTTCATACGTAAATTTGACATCACCGGCGTCAAACCGATGGTCGTCATGAAAGCTAACCCCGGGTCTTAAGTGGAACAGCAGAACAGGGTTATGCTCGGTGGCCGGCAACAGCTCCCGGGCGTAGGCAGCCAGTTTTTCTGTGTCTATGCGGCGATCTATACTCAGAAAGCGCTCACTGCGAAACGATTCAAAATAGTCCTTCCCCAGAAGCTGAGTCAGGTTTTGAAAAAGATCCTGATCGACCCGGTTCAAAATCAGCTTGATTCTGGCCGGCGTCGCTACGCTGATATTGAAGGTTACGCCCGTTTTTTTTCCTGCGGGGTCTTTTTCCTCTCGGATCACCGTAAAATTCTTGGGGGGAATGACAGAAATTTCAGTGATATGGCCCAAAGAATGTTGAAACCCCGATGCGGTTGTATCCTTATTTTTTTTGGCGGTTTTCAGAAAATTCGCAACTTCCTGCGGGCCCGCCCGGCCCAGTCCGGGGATGCTTGCGGATTCATTGACGTAAAAAAAAGCCTCTTCATAAACCTCCCAGGAGGTGGCCAGGCGTCCCCTGAAGCGCAATTGCTCGTCCCGATCGATGAGCCCTTCAAAGACCATGCTTTCGATGGTGCTGCTGGCCGAATCCGCCGAGAGGATGGGGTTCAGGAGGCTGGCATCACCGATGGATCCGGCAATGTATTCATTAAGCCGCTGGGGATTTCCCCTTGTTTGTTGCTCATACGTGGGGACCCAGAAATAGGACTGGAGCAAAATAAAAATTAAAAGCACGGGAGCGAGTATGAGAACTCGTCGGGTCGTCATAGTTGTGAAGTATTCGCGCTAACTAAATGTTTTTAAAGGATAAACAACATTAAAGCCCAAGCATAGGAAATTCAGGGGAGTGAGTCAAGGAAAAAGGTGATGCCAAAAGCGGATAACAGCCTGTAAAACTGCTACCTGCTTTTGCTTGTCTCATGGTTACGATGATTTATTCAGGGGGTGGAGCTGGCAGCTTCAGCCTTTTTTGCCTGAAGTTTTGCAAGCCCGTCGTCGATGACTTTCATTTTTTGTTCGATCAAACCACGCTGAAGATCATCGATGTCGAGTCTGGCGGCTTCGGCCAGATAACCTTTTGCCCCTTCAAGATCGGAAACGGTTCCTTTGCTGGCAGCTATGTCAGCCTTGTACATGAGAATCATCAGGTCGAGCTTGTTTAAGCGCGCCTGGGCAATTTTACTGAGGTCGGTCGAGGATGCATAGGCCAGCGCCTTGTTCAGATAGGACCGGATTCCTTCAAAATCAGGCATGCCGGGGACTTCAAGTAATGTATCGGTCTTTTCCACGTAATAGTTGAAAATAAGCGGATATACGTCTGTTTTTTTATAGACGGCTTTTATCGTTTCAGGAGGCTGAACGCCGGGGAGCATGATCAGCAGTTCTTCACCCATGGGAGAAAATTTGCCCTGCCAGATCTCAACCGCACCCCCTGAGGATTTAATGTAATAATTTTTTTGGTTCAGAAAACTGGTGCCGATGATAAGTGCAATCAGAACAACAAATACGGCGACCGCATATTTTATGGCCTTTTCCATGGGATCGTCAACACTCGTGTCAACATCATCCGGCGGAGTATAAGTGGCAGATACATCCGGCTCGGCGGCTCTTACGGCAGCGGCCTTTGCGGCGGCAGCCTTTGCGGCGGCAGCTCTGATCGCGCCCATATCAAACTTTTTAAACAATAATTCCTTGATGTGACGGGCTTTTTCTTCCGTCATGTCTTTGAGAAACGGCGGCGCAACAAAAGCCTTCAAATATTCCTTGTCCGGCTGCACGCTAAAGGGTTTGTCAGGTTTCCATGGATCAAATTTTTTCTGTAAGAGCTCTTTTACGGAAACCTTCTTTTCTTTGGGTGCAGCAGCAGCTTTTTGAGCACGAACAGCGGTCGGCTTTTCGGCTTTAGGTGCGGCTTTGGCCTCTGGTGCGGGCTTGGTTTCTGTCACCGCCGCCTTTGCCGTTGTTGCCGGTTTTTCGATTTTGGCCGTCATTTCCTCACCCTTTTTCTTGGGTGCACTTTTCTTTTTTTTGGACGTCGATTTAAGCAAGCTGTTTTTTCCCATAAAAAAACCTCTTTAAATTTATGAAGCCTTCAGCATATAGTAATGAATAACGAGCAGACTGTCCGTGCCGACTATCGTATATAAGATCAGGTTGCTTTTGTAAACATTTTTTTACCGTAAAATGCTTATCAAGTAATCTTAATCGTAATCTGAATCGATATTCGCAAGCCGACTTCGCCAGCCTACTCCGCCAAAGTAGCTTCAGCTACGAAGGCCGAATAGTAGCCTATGGCTACGACGGCTGAATTGGATCACCCTACCAAATTCTTTTGATTACGAGAAAGATTAAGATTACGAATAAGATTGTTTTTGGGCAAACAACAAAAACGAAGGTAAGGAAACACGATCCCTATGATTCCGGTTTATTTAGAAGAAAAAAAACAGTGTCTCGTGTCAGCATTAAAGAAGTTCGATACATTGATGGTTGCCTTTTCAGGCGGCGTTGACAGTACGCTTTTGTTGGCCGTGGCCCATGCAGTCCTTCATGAAAATCTGGTTGCAGTGACCGCAGAATCGCCGGTACATCCCAGGCGCGAAAAACTTGCCGCAGCCGCTCAGGCAAGCGCTTTGGGGGTTCGGCATCTGGTTTTGCAATCCAGAGAAATGCGTCAACCCGACTTTTTGGCCAATCTGCCGGACAGATGCTATATTTGTAAAAAATACATGTTTGAGGATTTGCTGAAGCTTGCTGATAAACTGAAGATTCGACATGTGGCCCATGGCGCCAACACAGACGACCTTGAAGATTTCCGTCCGGGGTTTGACGCTGCCCGGGAAATGGGAATCCATGCTCCTATGGTGGATGCCGGACTGACCAAAGACGATATTCGCATGCTCTCTAAAGCCATGGATCTTAAGACTTGGAACGCGCCGCCCCTGGCGTGTCTGGCTACCAGGATACCTTATGGAACGCCCCTGACCGAACAAGCCCTTGCCATGGTTGATCGGGCCGAAGAGATCCTGTTGAATCTTGGTTTCGAGTGCTGTCGCGTCCGGCTGCATGGCAAGATGGCTAGAATAGAATTGGATTCCAAGGATTTCGAATCGATTTTAAATCAAAAGATCAGATCCGCTGTTGTCAGCAGGTTCAGGGAAATCGGATTTTCACATATCGCTATAGATTTGGAAGGGTATGTTCAAGGGAATATGAACCGAACGATCCGGGCTGCCCCAAATTACTCATACAAGCAATCAAACTTGACGAACTCTTAAAAACTATATTTTCTCGCAAAGACGCCAAGGACGCCAAGAAAATATCATTTAATATTAATAAGTTAACTTTGCGCCCTTTGCGGCTTTGCGTGCGGTTTTGACTTATTGCGAAACCATCAAACTTACAAGGAGGAAAAAATGGCACAGATCACTTTAAAAGGAAACCCTATTCATACTGTCGGCGAATTGCCGAAAATCGGACAACAGGCCCCTGATTTTGTCTTGACCAAGACCGATCTGTCGGACGTGACCTTAAAAGATTTTTCAGGGAAAAAAGTCGTTTTGAATATATTCCCCAGCATTGATACTTCGGTTTGTGCAACATCGGTTCGAAGATTCAACGCCGAAATTGACAAGTTCGGAAATACTGTGGCCCTTTGCGCTTCCCTGGATTTACCTTTTGCGCATGCCCGGTTTTGCGGCGCAGAAGGTCTCGAAAATGTTATTTCCGTATCGGAACTGCGCAACAGAGCGTTCGGCGACCGCTACGGTGTTCGAATCGTGGATGGACCGCTGGCCGGTTTGCTGGCACGGGCCGTGGTTGTTATAGACGAAAACGGTAAAGTGATTTATACCCAGCTGGTCCCTGAAATATCCCAGGAGCCGGACTACCAGGCGGCGCTGGATGCATTAAAATCCTGACCGCAAACGGCTCATAGGGGCTGTCATGATTATTGGAAGTATTGTTTCAGGATCACGATGAGATCATAAAGCTGAATATTCGGGTTTTATTCTCGGAAGGTTCCCCACTTACCGGTTCGAATGTTCGCTCGGCAAAAGTCAGTCTTCCGGTCCTTTCCAAAAGGATCACAGATGATGAGCGCGTTCCGTAAAAAGGGCTGGTGATAAACAATGCCGAAAGCACGCGCTCCCACTCGATACCCACGCCGGTGTCCGGCAGCATCTCATCCGGCGGATAAGATCGGTCATAAAGAATATTGAATACGTCCTCAACCCCGATTGTTTGCCTGCCGTCAAGCAGGGCGGCCAGCGCAGCCTTTCCTTTTTCGATCTTTGGCCAGGGAGTGTCAAGCAGGTGATTGCAAAGGCCGAAAAGACCGGGTTTTAACTTTTGTATGCCGTTTCCCTTATTTGAATAATAGTATAAGCCTGACCCGTCACCAACGATGAGATTGAATCCATTGTAGCTATTTCCGATGGTTTTAATATGATTCAGGTAATTTTCCGGGGTTTCTGTTCCGGCCAGAAAGTCGCTGACAAGCAGACCTCGAGAAGGCGCATTCTCGAGCCCTGAAAACGGTTCCCTGTAATTGGTGATGGCAGCGATGCGACCGCTGCGGGTAACGCCAAGCCATGCTCCCTTGCCTTTAAGATCCCGACCGGCTAATATATTAGGCCTGTCGTTCCAAAAAGCCAGCGGCTCTGTAAGACGTTCGTAATATTCATCCCGGTTTGCCGCCAACACTAGGCGGTAAACCGGATGTATGTCATAAGATAACAGGAGCAAACACATTTTTTCACCATTGAACCTGGGGCCGGGTGCATCATCATGAAAATGAAAATTTTGACGGTGTCCGAAGTCCGCTGTTCATGGCCAGTTGTATGAATGTTTTCAAACGCTTAGGCCAGACATGCCCTCGATCGCGGCCAGACTTCTATCATCCTGAATAAACTGCTTTTTCATCCTTTACAACGGACAAACGCCAAACATCAACGAACCCTACCAAAATCTTTGGCATATTCTGAAGATATTATCAATTTTTTCTTTACTTGATTGGCTGTTATTGCTACAAGATGGTTGCTTTTTGTTTTAAAGAAACCAGACAGTAAAGCTAACAGGAGATTTACAGCGATGAACATCAGCAGAAGATTGGGTACTTTGGTTGTTTTTGCTGTACCGGCCATTATCGGCGGCGGCATTGTTTATGGTATATTTAAAAGTTATGTCCCGGTTTTCGTTTACGAAGCTCTTCTAATTTTGGTGGCTGGCGGATGTGTCAGCAGGTAACGCGCCTGTCTTTCAGCGAAATGATACCTTTCTATACATAGTCCCGTCACTTAATTTGCGCGCATAAAAGCAGGTGGCGTGGATCTTTGTGCAACAGTAATTTCCATTTTATATCATCACAAGACATTCGGGATAAATGCCGCAGACCGGCAAAACCATACGCTGTGATCACGAGTTGATGCGTTTTGATTGGAGGTACAATGCAAGATAGATCTTACCGCGGGATGATTCTGTGGTTTTTTCTGGCCCTTTTTCTGGTTTCAGCGTTTATGCTCGGCTGGCTGCTATGGCCCTTTCTATCTGTGATTGTTCTCGGTGCTGTTGTAACCAGCATATTCAAACCTGTTTGGAGTTTTTTGAAAAGAAAAATGAGTCCTGCCCGGGCTTCGTTTTTAACGTGTATTCTGATATCTGCCATTTTGTTCGTACCGACGGTTCTTTTTGTGGGTATCTTGTCGAAAGAGGCGTACGACTTGTATCAGATGGGCAAGGGCGCCGCCATTGGCGATCATTTCCGAACCCTTCTTGAAAGCAGCACGATCCTTGAAAGAGCAAACCATTTGCTTTCACATTTTGATATAACTGTCACCGGTGACCAGCTCAATAACGCAATTTCGGAACTGGGTAAAACCGTCGGCCTTTTTCTATATCAGCAAGCCAGTTCGATCGCCTCGAATGTGCTTAAATTTTTTGTATATTTCTTTTTTATGATTCTGATCATTTATTACCTGCTGATCGATGGGGATCGACTTGTTTTATTTATCATGGAGCTTTCACCGCTGCCTGATGAGCAGGATCAAAAGCTGATCCAGAAGTTTAAGGATATGGCCGGCGCAGTGCTTGTCGGGAACGGACTTGGCGGTTTGATCCAGGGCAGCCTGGGCGGTATTGTTTTTTTACTGTTCGGCTTAAAATCGCCCTTTTTGTGGGGTGTCATCATGGGCCTTTTGGCGTTTCTTCCCATTATCGGAATCGGCGTCGTATTTATTCCTGCGGCGGTTTTTCTTTTTCTGAAAAAACGGATCGCCGCCGGCATATTTTTTGTTGTTTTTTATATCATCCTCTCCGGCGGTGTCGAATACCTGCTGAAACCCAAGTTGGTGGGCAAGCAGGTGAAAATGCATACGCTTATGGTATTTTTTTCCATTATCGGCGGATTGAAACTGTTTGGAATCTTGGGAATTATTTACGGCCCCCTTGTGGCGACCGCTTTTTTGACATTAGCGGATATTTATTATTCAAGCTACCGGGAACTGATTGATCCCGTCAAAAATAGCAATTATAATAAATGATAAGCTGCCTTTTTTGAAGCAACAACCAATTACAGCCATTTAGGTGTTACTATGAGACAATCCGAAAAAATGTCTGAAATCAGCATCGAAAGTGAGATGAAAAAATCGTATCTCGACTATGCCATGAGTGTGATCATCGGCAGGGCGCTTCCGGAAGTGCGAGACGGATTCAAACCGGTCCATCGGCGCGCGTTGTTTGCAATGCACGAACTGAAAAACGATTGGAACAAGCCGTATAAGAAATCTGCCCGCATCGTCGGTGACGTTATCGGAAAATACCACCCTCAT encodes the following:
- a CDS encoding NRDE family protein, which codes for MCLLLLSYDIHPVYRLVLAANRDEYYERLTEPLAFWNDRPNILAGRDLKGKGAWLGVTRSGRIAAITNYREPFSGLENAPSRGLLVSDFLAGTETPENYLNHIKTIGNSYNGFNLIVGDGSGLYYYSNKGNGIQKLKPGLFGLCNHLLDTPWPKIEKGKAALAALLDGRQTIGVEDVFNILYDRSYPPDEMLPDTGVGIEWERVLSALFITSPFYGTRSSSVILLERTGRLTFAERTFEPVSGEPSENKTRIFSFMISS
- the tpx gene encoding thiol peroxidase, which gives rise to MAQITLKGNPIHTVGELPKIGQQAPDFVLTKTDLSDVTLKDFSGKKVVLNIFPSIDTSVCATSVRRFNAEIDKFGNTVALCASLDLPFAHARFCGAEGLENVISVSELRNRAFGDRYGVRIVDGPLAGLLARAVVVIDENGKVIYTQLVPEISQEPDYQAALDALKS
- a CDS encoding AI-2E family transporter; the protein is MQDRSYRGMILWFFLALFLVSAFMLGWLLWPFLSVIVLGAVVTSIFKPVWSFLKRKMSPARASFLTCILISAILFVPTVLFVGILSKEAYDLYQMGKGAAIGDHFRTLLESSTILERANHLLSHFDITVTGDQLNNAISELGKTVGLFLYQQASSIASNVLKFFVYFFFMILIIYYLLIDGDRLVLFIMELSPLPDEQDQKLIQKFKDMAGAVLVGNGLGGLIQGSLGGIVFLLFGLKSPFLWGVIMGLLAFLPIIGIGVVFIPAAVFLFLKKRIAAGIFFVVFYIILSGGVEYLLKPKLVGKQVKMHTLMVFFSIIGGLKLFGILGIIYGPLVATAFLTLADIYYSSYRELIDPVKNSNYNK
- a CDS encoding peptide ABC transporter substrate-binding protein → MTTRRVLILAPVLLIFILLQSYFWVPTYEQQTRGNPQRLNEYIAGSIGDASLLNPILSADSASSTIESMVFEGLIDRDEQLRFRGRLATSWEVYEEAFFYVNESASIPGLGRAGPQEVANFLKTAKKNKDTTASGFQHSLGHITEISVIPPKNFTVIREEKDPAGKKTGVTFNISVATPARIKLILNRVDQDLFQNLTQLLGKDYFESFRSERFLSIDRRIDTEKLAAYARELLPATEHNPVLLFHLRPGVSFHDDHRFDAGDVKFTYEAIINPKNLSPRISDYEPVKAVEVIDPLTVRIVYKRLYSPAVGTWSMGILPEHLLNAQALEKEALRAGKDPRSFSMRQSSFNRHPTGCGPFKFRDWKSDQYIALDRFDGYWEGPANYQRYIYRIIPDLLTQEMEFYAGTIDSYGVQPHQVARLEKDIRYQSFSGTAFGYTYIGYNTRRKPFDDPRVRKALGMAIDMDKISRYVLYGQGEKITGPFVKQTDYYNHAIKPLTYDPQGALKLLAAAGWKRNPAGRLEKDGQTFKFTLITNSGNDLRKAILAIAQDAWKQIGIDVRTDLLEWSVFIQERVNKADFDALILGWQMGIDPDLYQIWHSSQTNPYQLNFVGFKNTEADDLIIRIRQEYDHGRQVEYCHKLHEIIAREQPYTFLYVGKWTAVLDKRIVLKTVDDAGNVRYTKIKPTKTGNYSFYFNKWVKLPQVPMMLDEG
- the larE gene encoding ATP-dependent sacrificial sulfur transferase LarE, with the protein product MIPVYLEEKKQCLVSALKKFDTLMVAFSGGVDSTLLLAVAHAVLHENLVAVTAESPVHPRREKLAAAAQASALGVRHLVLQSREMRQPDFLANLPDRCYICKKYMFEDLLKLADKLKIRHVAHGANTDDLEDFRPGFDAAREMGIHAPMVDAGLTKDDIRMLSKAMDLKTWNAPPLACLATRIPYGTPLTEQALAMVDRAEEILLNLGFECCRVRLHGKMARIELDSKDFESILNQKIRSAVVSRFREIGFSHIAIDLEGYVQGNMNRTIRAAPNYSYKQSNLTNS